A window of the Pungitius pungitius chromosome 3, fPunPun2.1, whole genome shotgun sequence genome harbors these coding sequences:
- the LOC119221350 gene encoding zona pellucida sperm-binding protein 3-like, whose product MASRHLLVFVLACVSISEAYFLGLRERKSWGDDDKSAVEPRRPHSWESTRRADVLQPSVDQLSWRFPQDPVDVVKETPVDFELAQPATADRVAVRCGESRIQVEVSQDLLGLGKLINPEDITLGGCPATEVDSWSNVLVFDYELHNCGSMRVIKENTLVYAFTLIYNPDESDNRITRSQAVVIGVECHYQS is encoded by the exons ATGGCGTCCAGACATCTTCTTGTGTTTGTCCTTGCGTGTGTCAGCATCAGTGAGGCCTACTTCCTTGGTTTGAGAGAGCGTAAGTCCTGGGGTGATGACGataaatctgcagtagaacctAGGAGACCCCACTCTTGGGAGTCTACTCGACGTGCTGACGTGCTCCAACCTTCAGTCGACCAACTGTCCTGGAGGTTTCCACAAGATCCAGTGGATGTAGTGAAAGAGACCCCTGTTGACTTTGAACTGGCACAACCAGCGACGGCCGATCGTGTTGCTGTGAGGTGTGGGGAAAGCCGGATCCAGGTGGAAGTGAGCCAGGACTTGCTAGGCTTGGGCAAGCTGATAAACCCAGAGGATATCACCCTTGGTGGTTGTCCAGCCACTGAGGTCGACAGCTGGTCTAATGTTCTGGTCTTTGACTATGAGCTGCACAACTGTGGCAGCATGCGAGTG ATTAAAGAGAACACCCTAGTTTATGCTTTTACTCTGATCTACAACCCTGACGAGTCTGACAATCGCATCACAAGGAGCCAGGCTGTCGTAATTGGAGTGGAGTGCCACTACCAGAGCTGA